From the genome of Papaver somniferum cultivar HN1 chromosome 2, ASM357369v1, whole genome shotgun sequence, one region includes:
- the LOC113349425 gene encoding 4-hydroxyphenylpyruvate dioxygenase-like yields the protein MENDMQKQQHNNHGGDGSFKLVGHGNFTRTNPRSDKFHVKKFHHVEFWCSDAINVAQRFSYGLGIPITEKSDLSTGNMVHASYLLHSGDLNILFTAPYSPSVAEILTRTTCTTASVHTFNHSMARSFSTSHGLGVRAIAVEVEDAESAFNISISCGARSSHPPMEINDGIIISEIELYGDVVLRYISFKNSNLGLNFLPGFKGINDEEPTLASKDLEDFGIRRLDHVAGNVMNLPEVVKYVKMFSGFHEFSQFTIDDLTGVIESGLNSAVLANNGESVLLNITEPVYGTKTKSQIQTYLEHNQGEGVGHMAFASEDIFTTLKEMKKRSRHGFEFMPPPPTTYYKTLKHRIGDNVLKDEQIKECEELGILVDKDDQGVVFQIFAKPVSDRPTILVEIIHRIGCMVQDEEGNIVQKGGCGGFGRGNISALFKSVEEYEKNDIYPNSE from the exons ATGGAGAACGACATGCAGAAGCAACAACATAACAACCATGGTGGTGATGGATCATTCAAACTAGTCGGTCATGGAAATTTCACAAGAACAAATCCAAGATCCGACAAATTTCATGTCAAGAAATTCCACCACGTCGAGTTTTGGTGTAGTGATGCAATCAATGTGGCTCAACGATTTTCATACGGGCTTGGCATACCAATTACAGAAAAATCTGACCTTTCCACGGGGAATATGGTGCATGCATCTTATCTGCTCCATTCAGGTGACCTTAACATCCTCTTTACAGCTCCTTACTCTCCTTCGGTGGCTGAAATACTAACTCGCACAACTTGTACTACTGCCTCTGTTCATACTTTTAATCATTCCATGGCTCGTTCATTTTCCACTTCACATGGTCTTGGTGTTCGAGCAATTGCTGTAGAAGTCGAAGATGCAGAGTCTGCATTCAATATCAGCATTTCGTGTGGTGCCAGATCATCACATCCTCCAATGGAAATCAATGATGGTATTATCATCTCGGAGATTGAACTCTATGGAGATGTTGTTCTGCGTTACATTAGCTTCAAAAATTCAAATCTTGGTCTCAATTTCTTGCCAGGCTTCAAAG GTATAAATGATGAGGAACCAACACTTGCTTCAAAGGATTTAGAGGATTTTGGGATACGACGCTTGGATCATGTAGCAGGGAACGTAATGAATTTACCGGAAGTTGTTAAATATGTGAAAATGTTTTCTGGGTTTCACGAGTTTTCTCAGTTTACCATAGATGACCTAACAGGAGTAATTGAGAGCGGTTTGAATTCAGCAGTACTGGCGAATAACGGAGAATCAGTGCTGCTGAATATAACAGAACCGGTGTATGGTACAAAGACAAAGAGTCAAATTCAGACGTATCTTGAACACAACCAAGGTGAAGGAGTAGGGCATATGGCATTTGCTAGTGAAGATATATTTACGACAttgaaagaaatgaaaaaaagaagCCGTCACGGGTTTGAATTtatgccaccaccaccaacaacttaCTACAAAACTTTGAAGCATAGAATTGGAGATAATGTTTTGAAAGATGAACAGATAAAGGAGTGTGAAGAGTTGGGGATTTTGGTAGATAAAGATGATCAAGGAGTTGTATTTCAAATCTTCGCCAAGCCTGTGAGCGATAG GCCAACAATACTGGTAGAGATAATACACCGGATTGGATGTATGGTTCAAGATGAAGAAGGTAATATTGTCCAAAAAGGAGGATGTGGAGGATTTGGCAGAGGAAACATCTCAGCTCTATTTAAATCTGTCGAAGAATACGAGAAGAATGACATTTATCCCAACTCAGAATAA
- the LOC113349426 gene encoding box C/D snoRNA protein 1-like translates to MVEGEEEKSSTENPKLKESSSMCEECKENPWKYKCPGCLIRSCSLPCVKSHKKRTSCTGKRPRDEIIPLSQFDDNLLISDYRFLEEAKRVAESAKRTRKAVFGDSLGEANRLPFRIIKLRLAAGKRRTQLVFLPDGMSRREKNMSSYQHRKESITWTIEWRFHSTDVALVDNRVDERTKLCSVIEKHLKLGPWNHKLRPFCEEQLDRLKFFIRINAKRPESSYRELDIKSSISQQLANTLIVEYPVIYVFLPSASFDFKVVKDAAPPPYKLSEPNSPIPERVTFKVEEPKEEEDPQILDPIKCVNAESMFRRETEDTDELFFSNFEDLKLPENSVFNFEQDLRDAYAGLIGDINPDDFLDLDGEFPQGFSDKELEEGEIPA, encoded by the exons ATGGTGGAAGGGGAAGAGGAAAAATCATcaacagaaaaccctaaattgaaagaGTCCTCCTCAATGTGTGAAGAATGTAAAGAAAATCCATGGAAATACAAGTGCCCAGGTTGTTTAATTCGTTCATGTAGTCTACCATGTGTAAAATCACACaaaaagagaacttcttgtaCTGGTAAAAGACCTCGTGATGAAATCATTCCGTTGTCACAGTTCGATGATAATCTTCTCATCTCTGATTATAGATTCTTAGAAGAAGCTAAACGAGTAGCTGAATCTGCGAAGAGAACGAGAAAAGCTGTATTTGGTGATTCTTTGGGGGAGGCTAATAGGTTGCCATTTAGGATTATTAAACTTAGATTAGCAGCGGGAAAAAGAAGAACACAACTTGTGTTTCTTCCAGATGGAATGTCTAGGAGGGAAAAAAACATGTCCTCTTACCAACACAG GAAGGAGTCCATTACATGGACGATTGAGTGGCGGTTTCATTCAACTGATGTAGCATTAGTTGACAACAG GGTAGATGAACGTACTAAACTCTGTTCAGTAATTGAGAAGCATCTAAAGCTTGGTCCCTGGAATCATAAGCTGAGGCCATTCTGCGAGGAGCAGTTAGATCGTCTTAAATTCTTCATTCGCATAAATGCAAAG CGTCCCGAGTCTTCATATCGCGAATTGGACATAAAATCCTCAATATCCCAACAGTTAGCCAATACACTCATTGTGGAGTATCCTGTGATTTATGTATTTCTTCCTTCTGCCAGCTTTGATTTTAAAGTCGTTAAAGATGCAGCTCCTCCCCCATACAAGTTAAGTGAACCTAATTCCCCGATCCCGGAACGTGTTACCTTTAAGGTAGAAGAACCAAAGGAAGAAGAGGACCCGCAGATATTAGATCCTATAAAGTGTGTGAATGCAGAATCAATGTTTAGGAGGGAAACAGAAGATACTGATGAATTATTCTTTTCCAATTTTGAGGATTTGAAACTCCCAGAAAATTCCGTTTTTAACTTTGAACAAGATCTTAGAGATGCTTACGCAGGGcttattggagatatcaatcctGATGACTTTCTTGATCTTGATGGTGAGTTTCCGCAAGGTTTTAGCGACAAAGAATTGGAAGAAGGTGAGATCCCTGCATGA
- the LOC113352202 gene encoding putative disease resistance protein RGA3 — MINLLSNTSKSEYVSAGFHLKDILRKIIGYIDNYKHDYDYGSLQLMIRQVSKMLNGKKYLLVLDDLWNIEGLDNWERLQHILMCGSHESKILVITRKVDVASNVLRVTPAYHLQQLSADECWSIIKEKAYFRGGVLENPKMVNIGKEIARKCCGLPLTARELGNILCSKTKDMEQALIIEAKRSIYSALKLNYDRLSSSALRQCFAYCSIFPRGWEIDRETIIQLWMAEGFLEPSSGEISMEDVGNKYFDILLSDSLFQSVENKDELADIQKCKLNDLVHYLARAIASEDGCSISTAKNVVSDSENRRLVFDEDMPRMLPEVGNYRNRLRTFVAFEAGDCDNIENVYRNRNLHVIYLRGSSIQKVPASLSKFRHLRYLNLSGCQNLYNLQTLVLHSCNSLSKLPEGIGPLRSLRHLDLSYTGIKILPTSVTSLRNLRTLDVSNCRNFEELPEAIGALKDLRILDISHTKVTKLPDSICCLKRLVKLKLHSCPNSKLCQEELKH, encoded by the coding sequence ATGATCAATCTGTTATCGAACACTTCGAAATCAGAATATGTATCTGCTGGTTTTCATCTAAAAGATATTTTAAGAAAGATCATAGGATACATAGATAATTATAAACATGATTACGATTATGGAAGTCTTCAGCTAATGATCAGACAAGTTTCAAAGATGTTAAACGGGAAGAAGTATCTGCTAGTACTGGACGACTTGTGGAATATCGAGGGTCTAGACAACTGGGAAAGGCTACAACACATTTTGATGTGTGGTTCTCATGAAAGTAAGATTTTAGTCATTACCCGTAAAGTCGATGTTGCGTCTAACGTCTTACGCGTCACCCCTGCATATCACTTGCAACAATTATCAGCAGATGAGTGTTGGTCAATTATCAAGGAAAAGGCATATTTTCGTGGCGGGGTATTGGAGAATCCGAAAATGGTGAACATAGGAAAAGAAATAGCAAGAAAATGCTGTGGTTTACCACTTACTGCTAGAGAATTAGGCAACATTTTGTGCTCAAAAACAAAAGACATGGAGCAGGCTTTAATTATCGAAGCCAAGAGGAGCATCTATTCAGCATTGAAATTAAATTACGATCGTCTGTCGTCATCAGCTTTAAGACAATGCTTTGCTTACTGTTCTATATTTCCCAGGGGTTGGGAGATCGATAGAGAAACTATAATTCAGTTATGGATGGCAGAAGGTTTTCTTGAACCATCAAGTGGAGAGATTTCAATGGAGGATGTTGGTAACAAGTATTTTGACATCTTGTTGTCCGATTCCTTATTCCAAAGTGTAGAAAACAAGGATGAGTTGGCTGATATTCAGAAGTGTAAGCTGAATGACTTGGTACATTATCTAGCGCGCGCTATTGCTAGCGAAGATGGGTGCTCAATTTCAACAGCCAAGAACGTAGTAAGTGATTCTGAAAATCGACGTTTGGTTTTTGATGAAGATATGCCGAGAATGTTGCCAGAAGTGGGTAATTATAGAAATAGGTTACGCACATTTGTGGCCTTTGAAGCAGGAGACTGTGATAATATTGAAAATGTTTATCGGAATAGGAATTTGCATGTAATATACTTGAGAGGTTCGTCGATCCAGAAAGTACCGGCTTCGCTTTCAAAGTTCAGACATTTAAGATATCTTAACCTCTCGGGATGTCAGAATCTCTATAATTTGCAGACATTGGTATTACACAGCTGCAACTCGCTTTCGAAACTTCCTGAAGGCATTGGACCATTGAGAAGCTTGAGGCACCTTGATCTTTCATACACAGGAATAAAAATACTGCCTACTTCAGTTACTAGTCTCCGGAACTTGCGAACTTTAGATGTGTCCAATTGCAGAAACTTTGAAGAATTACCTGAAGCCATTGGAGCCTTGAAAGATTTAAGGATCCTTGATATTTCACATACGAAGGTGACTAAATTACCTGACTCTATCTGTTGTCTCAAAAGATTGGTAAAGCTTAAATTGCACTCGTGTCCCAACTCGAAGCTTTGCCAAGAGGAATTGAAGCATTGA
- the LOC113352201 gene encoding legumin B-like produces MAMSFFLISLCSILLFHGCLAQIEQQQVWGGQQQPQQQQRQRQSRQQSECRIENIQALEPTRTIQSEAGVTERWNENEEQLQCAGVAVTRHVIQPRGLLLPEFVNAPKLVYVVQGRGIQGVSIPGCPETYQSFQQLIEGRGSQGQQSRYRDEHQKIRHLRQGDIAALPTGISHWFYNDGETPLVLVKLLDTSNAQNQLDHRPRRFYLAGNPQQQGQTTYQRSRQTEEERSGNNVFSGFDVEMLAEAFGVSTETARSLQSQNDNRGNIVRVENGLRVIRPPRREDEEEREQRETRYNGFEETLCAARLVHNIADPVRADVYSPLGGRISSLNSQKLPILSYLQLSAERGVLYRKVIMVPHWNLNAHSIIYVTRGNGRIQIVGNYERPVFDGQVREGQILTVPQNFAVVKQAGSQGLEWVAFKTNDNAMISPLVGRISTLRAMPEDVLMNSYRISRDEARRLKYNREEMVVFAPTRSGSQQEQRWASA; encoded by the exons ATGGCTATGTCTTTCTTCTTGATAAGTCTTTGTTCAATTCTCTTGTTTCATGGCTGCTTAGCTCAAATTGAGCAGCAACAGGTATGGGGAGGACAACAACAGCCTCAACAACAACAACGGCAACGTCAGTCCCGTCAGCAAAGTGAGTGTCGCATTGAGAATATACAAGCTCTTGAACCCACTCGAACAATCCAATCTGAAGCTGGTGTTACTGAACGTTGGAATGAGAATGAAGAACAATTGCAGTGTGCTGGTGTTGCTGTTACTCGTCATGTCATTCAACCTAGAGGCCTTCTCTTGCCTGAATTCGTCAATGCTCCTAAACTTGTCTACGTTGTCCAAG GTAGGGGTATCCAAGGAGTTTCGATTCCTGGTTGTCCAGAAACATATCAATCATTCCAACAATTAATTGAAGGAAGAGGCAGCCAAGGCCAACAAAGCAGGTATAGAGATGAGCATCAGAAGATCCGACACTTGCGACAAGGCGACATTGCAGCGTTGCCCACTGGAATCTCTCACTGGTTCTACAATGATGGAGAGACTCCACTTGTCCTTGTCAAACTTCTCGACACAAGCAACGCCCAAAACCAACTTGATCATAGACCTAGG AGATTCTACTTGGCTGGAAACCCGCAACAACAAGGCCAGACAACTTACCAGCGAAGCCGCCAGACCGAGGAAGAGAGATCAGGAAACAACGTTTTCAGTGGATTCGACGTAGAGATGTTGGCAGAAGCTTTTGGTGTTAGCACCGAGACAGCTAGGAGCCTCCAGAGCCAAAACGACAACAGAGGCAACATTGTCAGAGTTGAAAATGGACTTCGAGTGATTAGACCACCAAGaagagaagacgaagaagagCGTGAACAGAGAGAAACTAGGTACAACGGTTTCGAGGAGACTCTTTGCGCTGCTAGACTTGTTCATAACATCGCCGACCCGGTTCGTGCTGATGTTTACAGCCCACTCGGAGGAAGAATCAGCAGTCTTAACAGCCAGAAACTACCCATCCTCAGCTATCTCCAGTTGAGTGCCGAAAGAGGAGTTCTTTACAGG AAAGTTATCATGGTACCTCACTGGAACTTAAATGCCCACAGTATCATCTACGTCACACGAGGAAATGGTAGAATTCAAATTGTTGGGAACTACGAACGTCCCGTATTCGATGGACAGGTCCGAGAAGGTCAAATTTTGACAGTTCCACAGAACTTTGCAGTGGTGAAACAAGCAGGAAGCCAAGGATTAGAATGGGTTGCATTCAAGACTAACGACAACGCAATGATCAGTCCTCTAGTTGGAAGGATTTCAACTCTAAGGGCAATGCCAGAAGATGTTTTGATGAACTCGTACAGAATCTCAAGGGATGAAGCAAGAAGGTTGAAGTACAATAGAGAGGAAATGGTTGTGTTTGCTCCAACTAGGTCTGGATCCCAGCAGGAACAGAGATGGGCTTCTGCTTAA